One genomic region from Labeo rohita strain BAU-BD-2019 chromosome 7, IGBB_LRoh.1.0, whole genome shotgun sequence encodes:
- the LOC127168379 gene encoding Fc receptor-like protein 5 codes for MWVSLLLVLLSLAVSQYTQAIPKVTVTPSDHVFSGETVTLRCDIEEGIDWTYSWYKDGSVVPINTERVYEFISDEFAAGKYTCRGEKTQDSGRSEISDAVTLTVSDLPKASVTADPDRVVFSGETISLKCAIESHYSDWRFHWSKYSSIFTEDEKNTSAETLTIERVSESDQDKYWCWGEREGRPMKSQKSEVVSLRVEDRTQAVLKIAQNWLPEGDSLTLVCAVRSSSRGWTFSWFRDDHQLLSDSSRGAGGSYTLSPAAVKHTGVYACRAERGAYYTEYSYTQLLWVTSRKPRASPIISPSRSQHFLSDSLSLSCEDQRSSGWRLRRYSERLEDCSSSDWGIETGSTRRISSLKTSDTGVYWCQSESGEKSQPVNITVHDVGVIL; via the exons ATGTGGGTTTCTCTCCTTTTAGTGCTGCTATCACTTGCTGTCTCTCAGTACACTCAag CCATTCCAAAAGTGACTGTAACGCCTAGCGATCACGTCTTCAGTGGAGAGACTGTCACTCTCAGATGTGACATAGAGGAAGGCATTGACTGGACGTACAGTTGGTATAAAGATGGTTCAGTGGTCCCCATCAACACTGAGAGAGTGTACGAATTCATATCTGACGAGTTTGCCGCTGGTAAATACACCTGTAGAGGAGAGAAGACACAAGACTCGGGCAGATCAGAGATCAGTGACGCTGTTACACTGACTGTATCAG ATTTACCCAAAGCTTCAGTCACAGCAGATCCAGACAGGGTTGTGTTCAGTGGAGAGACGATCTCTCTGAAATGTGCCATAGAGTCTCACTACAGCGACTGGAGATTCCACTGGTCTAAATACAGCAGCATATTCACTGAAGATGAGAAAAACACAAGTGCAGAGACTCTCACTATTGAAAGGGTTTCTGAATCTGATCAGGATAAATATTGGTGTTGGGGAGAAAGAGAGGGCAGACCGATGAAATCCCAGAAGAGTGAAGTGGTTTCACTCAGAGTGGAAG ACAGAACCCAGGCAGTTTTGAAGATTGCTCAGAACTGGCTGCCCGAAGGGGACTCGTTAACTCTGGTGTGTGCAGTGAGAAGCTCGTCCAGAGGTTGGACGTTCAGCTGGTTCAGAGATGATCATCAGCTCCTGTCAGACAGCAGCAGAGGAGCTGGAGGCTCTTACACTCTCAGTCCTGCTGCTGTGAAGCACACGGGAGTTTACGCGTGCCGAGCCGAGAGAGGAGCTTATTACACCGAATACAGCTACACTCAGCTGCTCTGGGTCACCT CTCGAAAGCCTAGAGCTTCTCCAATCATCAGTCCAAGCAGATCTCAACACTTTCTCTCTGACTCCCTTTCCCTGAGCTGTGAGGACCAGAGGAGCTCCGGATGGAGACTGAGAAGATATAGCGAAAGGCTGGAAgattgttcatcttcagactgGGGGATAGAAACAGGATCTACACGTAGAATCAGCTCTCTTAAGACATCTGATACTGGAGTTTACTGGTGTCAGTCTGAGTCTGGAGAGAAGAGTCAACCTGTGAACATCACAGTACATG ATGTTGGTGTGATCCTGTGA